Within Anolis sagrei isolate rAnoSag1 chromosome X, rAnoSag1.mat, whole genome shotgun sequence, the genomic segment GCCTACAGCTGTTGTTGGAGGGGTGCGCGTTTTGGGGGGCTGGAGTGTCTAGGGATGCATAGTCTGCACATCTGCTGTCGTAGTGTCCATGCAGAGTGTTATTATATTTACTTAcaccccctttctctctcccgaaggagactcaaagtggcttaacacaaAAGCattaacatacaatttaaaatatctatctatctatgtatataataaaagtcagtgtttgtatgcggagggaggtgtatgtggcagctttcagaTTGGCTACCACTTTCACAAGCCACTGTGACCGCTACAAATGGcgaacttggaccaaacttggcacacataactcccatgaccaactttaCATCCTCGTGCGGTTTGGGGAGgtggaccacagattatgggatttgtagtactttcaaacgctTTGGTTTCCACAGACCActatggcccccaacaaagaccgattaagaccaaacttggcacacagagcccccatgatccactctacatcctacttcagtttggaggagggtggatcatggatgatgggacttgaagtacctccactcacttcccgagaccgctgcgatcctcatccattgactgatcaagaccaaacatggcacgcatAACCCCCATGACTGCCTTTACggactggtgaggtttgggggaggacagacaatggaggatgggatttgtagtactttcaaactctTCAGATCCCAcaaaccactgtggcccccaacaaagactgataaagaccaaacttggcacacacagtccccatgacccactctacatccttgtgcagtttggaggaggatggaccactgatgatgggacttgaagtacctccactcacttcatgagactactgcgaccctcatccaatgactgatgaagaccaaacttggcacacagagccctcatgacccactttacatcctggtgctgtttgaaggatgttggacaatggacgatgggactcgcaataccttcactaacttcccgagagcactgtgagccacataaataactgataaaaaccAACCTCGACACACAATACCTTTCTCAGAAAaacccgggcaccgccgggtccccaagctggtatataataaaagtcaatgtttgtatgtggagggtgGACGTAGGgtggcagcattctgattggctgcaacgttcacaggccactgtgactaACACGGGTGAAGCACctgcatcaaacttggcacacataacccccatgaccccctttatgtcctggtgcagtttgggggaggtggaCAATGGATTacgggatttgtagtactttcaaacggtTTGGTTCCCacggaccactgtggcccccaacaaagatcgataaagaccaaacttggcacacagaacccccatgacccactctccatcctggtgcagtttggaggaggatggagcacagatgatgggactcgcagtaccttcacaaacttcctgagactactgcgagccatataaataactgataaaggccaaccttgatacacaattcctttctcaaataactcgggcagcgccaggtccccaagctagtatacaaatatgcaaacattaaagcaGAATTCAATATAAACCGTATTTCagaaaatcacagttaaaatccattaaagcaTATTCTCTGCAATAGTGTTGCTCGTCCTTAATGCCATAGAAGAGGGCAAGAGAAACTTGCTGTTGGAACAGGACTTTTCTCCTCACATTTCCAGGGAAATTGTCCCAAAACCACCCACCTTGGATGATAGGTAAAGCTAAACTGAGTATTAATAGCAAGGGCGATAGTGCTGATCCCTGATGTGCACCAAGAGTGATGTTGAAGAGGGGTGAAAACCCTGCAGGACAGCGGATCATACTTGTTATCTAGTAGTTTTATTCATGTTACCCAGTCATCTGGGATTTCATGTgagagccatatataaatatatgaaagacTGTTCTAAGGAGGAGGGAataggcttgttttttgctgctctggaaactaggactccatggagccatgggtttaaatctggcatcctcaaactgctgccctccaactgtttgggcccccaactcccagaagccctaacaagcttgttcaattgtcaagaattctgggagttgaaggcccaaacaggtggagggccacagtttgggaATGCCTGGTTTAAATGATAGGGaaggaacattagaaagaacttcctgactgtaagaagagctgtttagcagtgaaaCGCTCTGCCTTGTGGTGTAGAGACTGGGTGGGTGGCATATGTcaggaggttggactaaatggcccatgccgtctcttccaactctatgatactaatTGAGGGATACATTTGGGATTAGAAGGTGATTCTGCTGAATCATCTTGCAGGTGAATGGCCCtcccaagtgggtttccatataGCCCACAAGCACCAGATTTGGGGTGCTATGCAGGAtttgcacttggatgggagacgaGCAATGACTCTAGGGATATTTCTGTAACACACCCCACACTGTCCCCAGGAGGCTCACAGATAGGGTCTTCAATGTCCCCTTTGGGATACTAAGGAGGGCCAGCTCTGGTTCGGACTGGGGTGGGAGCCATCCGCGCGGTGCCTTGGGCTGTGTTTCACCCTCACTCTCTTCCCTTTGGTGCCCAGAGCGGCTGGACCAGCTGTCGGAGGTGTCCAAGGTCAGCATGGAGGCAGTCTGCCGGGCCCAGGAGGAGGTGGCCAAGTCCCGCCGTGAGCTTCAAGCCCGAAGTACAGAGCTGGAAACCCTGCGTGGGAAGAAGGAGTCCCTGGAGAGGCAGCGCTTCCACCTGGAAGACCAGCAGCAAGGGGACATCCAGGCCTACCAGGCGAGTACCTCCTAACGCCCAGCCTCCTTTGGCCCACTGTCCCTGGCACAACATCCCCGACACAATGCCCTGACGCCCCACCCTCTGGCACGATGACCCACCCCTGACATGACACCCTTGACAGCCCACCGCCCCCGGCACAATGCCTCTGATGACCCATCCCTGGCACAAAAACCCTGATGGCATGACGTCCCTGACAAACCACCCTCTTCTTTACAAGCTCAAGGAGCCACTTAGCGCCATCTTAATAtaattagtattaataataataagattataaataaaaatgctattttattagtattatttgtaaTCATACTAGTTATTATTAATCCACTTATTGACATCTAgtgtttagtattattattataatactccTACACACTAAATGGCAATAAGTGGATTTCTCTAGCTTGTAAATATAAGACGAAACACCTTTTTGTTACTATTTGTCTTAAATTTACAAGCTGGAGAAATCCATTTATTGCCATCTAGtgtttaatattattcttaaGTTTTTAGCCTTACGTTTACAAACTAGAAAAAGCCACTTTTGTGttattaataatacattattaattaattaattaattaattaatgtttttgGCTTATATTTACAAGCTAGAGAAGTCCAACTATTGCCATCTAGTGTACAGTATTACTATTAatgataaattataaataaataataagatagTGTTTAGTCTAATATTTACAATCGAAAAATCTGCTCATCACCACctagtgtttattattattataaatgataAATAAGCATTATAAAAGAGAGTTGGGTCTTCTTTTTACAAACTAGAAAAATCCACTTATTGCCATCCTAGTGTTCAGTATTATATTTACAAACTAATAAAATCCTTTTGTGGTTATCTGGTGTTCAATCTTATATCTGCAAGCTAGAAAATCTCTTTTCTCCGACAGGAAACCATTGCTCAGTTGGATGACGAGCTCCAGAGTGCCAAATGGGAAATGGCGGCCCAGCTCCGCGAATACCAGGAGCTGCTGAACGTCAAGATGGCGCTGGATATCGAGATTGCCGCTTACAGGTGCCTCCAATATATATGTCATAATATGTACACTTGTTTGTACCACGAAGGCTCCCATATGGTTTgatgggatctggaccaaaacatggcacacatatCGTTTATTCTCCAACTTCAAATTGTTTGGGGCTTTCAAGTGAAACATCAACTTCCTTTTAGGGTGAGGGACCCAAAAAGTGAAAAAATGACATTAGAAATGATTAGCTGCTGGACTATAGTATGCATGTGGCACTCAGATGCCACCACAAGAGGGcagaatagagatagaaaggattggcTGCTAGGTATTAATATTTATGGATGCAGTGCTCACCTATAATCACAAGAGGGtggtgtatagatagaaaggattagctctaGCTGTATATGAGTATGATTATGTGAgtgtgctgccatataatccagtccaatgcagTTATTTACATGCTGAcattgcattatatagcagtgtaaacctCTCAGAGTGTGGCTCGTTCTCTACAGATTGGAGGAAAAAAGCCGAGCGGACCAGGTCTGACCTGCAGGCCTTGCCCATACCCGCCAGACTCATGGAAGCCTTAATATGAACTGATTGTGCTGTATATGGAGTATTCTGTACCATGCTTTCAACTAAATTCCATTCTTACAACTTCCTTTCTCCTCCAGGAAGCTTCTAGAAGGAGAAGAGTGCCGTCTGGGATCTGGAGTGGGTTACTTCCCATTTCCGGAAGGCCTCCCAAAGGGTCTCATCAAGGTCAAGAGCGAAGAGAAGATCAAGCTGGTGGAGAAGTTGGAGAAGGAGACGGTGATTGTGGAAGAGCAGACTGATGAGATCCAGGTGACAGAGGAAGTGACAGAggtaggaggagaagaagaagctgCTGCTGAGATGCCACCAAAGAGGATGGAGTCTCCGTCTATGGAGGAAGCCGAACCGCCTTCAACAAAGACGGAGATTAAGTCTCCGGAGAAACCAAAGGATGAAGCCAAATCCCCTCCCAAAGTGAAGTCCCCAACCAAAGAACCGGTGACCACCAAATCTCCCAAGAAGGTGGCCTCTCCAACCAAAGAAGAAACCAAGTCTCCaaccaaggaaggagagaagccacCAACCAAGGCCCGGTCTCCATCCAAGGAGGCCCCGAAGCCAATGTCAGAGACGTCTCCATCCAGAGAGGAGAAGGCCAAGACACCACCGAAGGAGACCAAGGAGGAGAAAGTGCCTACAAAACCAGAGAGCAAAAAGGGAGTAGCACCGGGACCCGATGGTCTGATCAAAGAGGTTGAGgagcagaaagaggaggagaagggtcaGAAGCCGCAAGCCAAGgctgaggagaagaaagagaaaagtgaGGAGAACCAGAAGAAGGAACCCTTTGTTAAGggtgaggagaagaaagagaagaatgagGAGAATCAGAAGAAGGCCTCCAAACCaacagaggagaagaaagagaaaatagaGGAGATCCAGAAGAAGggcaccaaagcagaagagaagaaggagctCTCTATCAAAgttgaggagaagaaagagaagaatgagGAGAACCAGAAGGCCACCAAACCAATTCAGGAGAAAAAGGGGCCTTTAGCCAAggttgaagggaaaaaagagaagagtGAGGACAACCAGAGGGCCACCAAATCAGAACCATCAATGGAGAAGAAGGAGCCTTCAGCCAAggttgaaaagaaaaagaagggtgaggaaaagaaagagaaaagtgaGGAGAACCAGAAGAAGGCCTCCAAAGCaatggaggagaagaaagagaagagtgaGAACAACCAGAAGATCTCCAAACCaacagaga encodes:
- the NEFH gene encoding neurofilament heavy polypeptide, coding for MMLGWVWPGSPASGLWASSPPASSSSSSGISMSEEEALGSLNGRLAGFLARVRAEEERGRALEAEAAELRSRGAGRRALAELFAREACDMRQALADQQAEARRLVLERARLHDEAAQLRARLDEEASAKREAQARTNALAAAAQQSRTAAQQLLLHHRALEEERQARQSQHEEARRLLLQEARLLLPQGGAKPDHARPGTGTGLSAALHELRAHVLNGHAPQAQQERLRERLDQLSEVSKVSMEAVCRAQEEVAKSRRELQARSTELETLRGKKESLERQRFHLEDQQQGDIQAYQETIAQLDDELQSAKWEMAAQLREYQELLNVKMALDIEIAAYRKLLEGEECRLGSGVGYFPFPEGLPKGLIKVKSEEKIKLVEKLEKETVIVEEQTDEIQVTEEVTEVGGEEEAAAEMPPKRMESPSMEEAEPPSTKTEIKSPEKPKDEAKSPPKVKSPTKEPVTTKSPKKVASPTKEETKSPTKEGEKPPTKARSPSKEAPKPMSETSPSREEKAKTPPKETKEEKVPTKPESKKGVAPGPDGLIKEVEEQKEEEKGQKPQAKAEEKKEKSEENQKKEPFVKGEEKKEKNEENQKKASKPTEEKKEKIEEIQKKGTKAEEKKELSIKVEEKKEKNEENQKATKPIQEKKGPLAKVEGKKEKSEDNQRATKSEPSMEKKEPSAKVEKKKKGEEKKEKSEENQKKASKAMEEKKEKSENNQKISKPTEKKEKSEDNQKKTSKPTEEKKEKSEENQKKTSKPTEVEQEKSEDNQKASKAEEKKKDPSVKVKEKKEDDQKTSKQMEEKKERSAKVEEKKDKSGDEKVMEPEPSMKKSEDNQKASKPTEESSTKVEKKEDNQKASKPKEESSTKVEKKDDNHKASKPTKEMEKPTKKSPESKEAKAKEEKKDESKKSPEKPRKETSSKKVEKSSNTERKGPEKANGKNKNEK